The Dehalogenimonas lykanthroporepellens BL-DC-9 genome includes a window with the following:
- a CDS encoding aminotransferase class V (PFAM: aminotransferase class V~KEGG: dev:DhcVS_540 aminotransferase, class V) gives MQNLRIPGPTPCPPEVLQAMGHQMINHRGVEFADALKDVTSKMKKVFQTQADPMLITGSGTAGLETAVVNMLSPGDTVLSVSIGVFGERFAKIAETYGANVVALNFPHGQAANPSSVAEALKRNPAVKAVLVTHNETSTGITNDLGAIAKIVKSAGKLLLVDCISSLGSIDVPVDEWGIDVAISGSQKGWMVPPGMAMVAVSEAGWQAYAEARMPRFYLDLGKARKSLEKGQTPWTPNVSAVLAFRIALDMMLAEGLENIFARHRRMGQFTRDGIKALGLTLLADEQYASNTVTSVVADRGLDPKKLNKIMREEFDIVLAGGQGPLEGKIFRIGHLGLVKEADIQAVFDALKIALPKAGFTG, from the coding sequence ATGCAGAATCTGAGAATCCCCGGCCCCACCCCCTGCCCCCCGGAAGTGTTACAGGCCATGGGTCACCAGATGATTAACCACCGCGGCGTGGAATTTGCCGATGCCCTGAAAGATGTCACGTCCAAGATGAAAAAGGTCTTTCAAACCCAGGCCGACCCCATGCTGATTACCGGCTCCGGCACCGCCGGTCTGGAAACCGCCGTCGTTAACATGCTGTCTCCCGGCGACACCGTATTGTCGGTGTCCATCGGCGTGTTTGGCGAACGTTTCGCCAAAATCGCTGAAACTTATGGCGCCAATGTGGTCGCCCTCAACTTTCCTCACGGTCAGGCCGCCAACCCTTCATCCGTCGCCGAAGCCCTAAAGCGAAATCCGGCGGTCAAGGCAGTGCTGGTCACCCACAACGAAACATCCACCGGTATCACTAACGACTTGGGCGCCATCGCCAAGATTGTGAAATCAGCCGGTAAACTGCTATTGGTGGACTGTATCAGTTCCCTCGGTTCCATTGATGTACCGGTAGACGAGTGGGGCATCGATGTGGCCATCTCCGGTTCTCAAAAAGGCTGGATGGTACCGCCGGGCATGGCGATGGTGGCGGTTTCCGAAGCCGGCTGGCAGGCTTATGCCGAGGCCAGAATGCCGCGCTTCTATCTCGACCTGGGTAAAGCCCGCAAAAGCCTGGAGAAAGGACAGACCCCCTGGACTCCCAATGTTTCCGCCGTCCTGGCCTTCCGGATAGCGCTTGATATGATGCTGGCCGAAGGACTGGAAAACATTTTCGCCCGTCACCGCCGCATGGGACAGTTCACCCGCGATGGGATCAAGGCCCTCGGCCTCACCCTGCTGGCCGATGAACAATACGCCTCTAATACGGTAACTTCCGTCGTGGCTGATCGCGGCCTCGATCCGAAAAAACTGAACAAAATCATGCGTGAAGAGTTCGACATCGTCCTGGCCGGTGGTCAGGGACCGTTGGAAGGCAAGATTTTCCGCATCGGTCACCTGGGTCTGGTCAAGGAAGCCGATATCCAGGCCGTTTTCGACGCGCTGAAAATAGCTCTGCCCAAAGCCGGCTTTACCGGTTGA
- a CDS encoding D-3-phosphoglycerate dehydrogenase (KEGG: det:DET0599 D-3-phosphoglycerate dehydrogenase~TIGRFAM: D-3-phosphoglycerate dehydrogenase~PFAM: D-isomer specific 2-hydroxyacid dehydrogenase NAD-binding; D-isomer specific 2-hydroxyacid dehydrogenase catalytic region; amino acid-binding ACT domain protein), which produces MPQKKVLVADALAAGGIEKLKTVASVDVKTGMKPDELVGIIGDYDALLVRSQTKVTAEVIAAGKKLQIIGRAGVGVDNVDINSASERGIIVVNAPTGNTISAAEHAFALMLSLARHIPQANASLKSCQWKRSDFLGTELKGKALGVVGLGNIGSEVAKRARGFEMKVLGFDPYVTEERARNMQVELASLERIYREADFITLHVPLTAQTRNMIGAKQLAMMKPTTRIINAARGGLIDEEALVAAINNNRLAGAAIDVFVKEPCTESILFDVPRIIVTPHLGASTAEAQDMATADVVDQVIDVFAGRPARYAVNAPYIPAESLPVISPYVKVAKMLGRLLQQMSEGQFKSLNIKYSGEISGYETRALKATILGGILEQVSEERVNVVNADIVASKRGICVSEQKEPSCENYQSMMTVEATTSGGPLSAAATFLRDQVHIVRINDYWIDITPGGFFLFADHRDRPGLIGAVGGITGKADVNVSYMHLSRLKPRGQALMVLALDESLSDADLAEIRSLDGVNSAKMVSL; this is translated from the coding sequence GTGCCGCAGAAAAAAGTGCTTGTCGCCGACGCCCTGGCCGCCGGCGGTATCGAAAAACTCAAGACCGTAGCCTCCGTCGATGTCAAGACCGGAATGAAACCCGATGAACTTGTCGGTATCATCGGCGATTATGATGCCCTGCTGGTGCGGTCGCAGACCAAAGTTACTGCTGAAGTCATCGCCGCCGGAAAAAAACTGCAGATAATCGGCCGCGCCGGCGTCGGCGTGGACAATGTAGATATCAATTCTGCGTCCGAAAGAGGCATCATCGTCGTCAACGCCCCGACCGGAAACACCATTTCGGCGGCGGAGCATGCCTTCGCCCTGATGCTCTCCCTCGCCCGCCATATTCCTCAGGCTAACGCTTCACTGAAAAGCTGTCAGTGGAAACGGTCGGATTTCCTGGGAACCGAGCTCAAGGGGAAAGCACTGGGTGTGGTCGGCCTCGGGAACATCGGCTCCGAGGTTGCCAAGCGGGCCCGCGGTTTCGAGATGAAGGTCCTCGGCTTTGACCCTTACGTCACCGAAGAGCGGGCAAGGAACATGCAGGTTGAGCTGGCCTCTCTGGAACGCATCTACCGGGAAGCCGATTTCATCACCCTGCACGTCCCCCTTACCGCCCAGACCCGCAACATGATCGGAGCCAAACAGCTGGCCATGATGAAGCCGACCACTCGTATCATCAATGCCGCTCGGGGTGGCCTTATCGACGAAGAAGCCCTGGTTGCGGCCATCAATAACAACCGACTGGCTGGTGCCGCCATCGATGTCTTCGTCAAGGAACCATGCACGGAAAGTATTCTGTTCGACGTGCCACGCATCATCGTCACGCCTCATCTGGGGGCTTCCACCGCCGAAGCTCAGGACATGGCCACTGCCGACGTTGTCGATCAGGTTATCGACGTCTTCGCCGGCCGGCCGGCGCGCTATGCCGTCAATGCCCCTTACATCCCAGCCGAAAGCCTGCCGGTCATTTCTCCTTACGTGAAAGTCGCCAAAATGCTGGGCCGACTGCTCCAGCAAATGTCGGAAGGTCAGTTCAAGAGCCTGAACATCAAATACTCCGGTGAAATATCCGGTTACGAAACCAGAGCGCTCAAGGCGACCATTCTCGGGGGCATCCTGGAGCAGGTTTCAGAAGAACGGGTCAATGTCGTCAACGCTGACATCGTGGCCAGCAAGCGCGGTATCTGCGTTTCGGAACAGAAGGAGCCGTCATGTGAAAACTACCAGAGCATGATGACCGTAGAAGCGACCACATCCGGCGGCCCGCTGTCGGCCGCGGCCACCTTCCTGCGCGACCAGGTTCATATCGTCAGAATCAACGATTACTGGATTGACATCACGCCGGGGGGGTTCTTCCTGTTCGCTGACCATCGGGATCGACCGGGCCTTATCGGTGCCGTCGGCGGTATCACCGGCAAGGCCGATGTTAATGTCAGCTACATGCACCTGTCGCGTCTGAAGCCCCGGGGACAGGCTCTCATGGTGCTGGCACTGGATGAATCACTGTCTGATGCTGATCTGGCCGAAATCCGATCCCTTGACGGAGTCAATTCAGCCAAAATGGTAAGCCTGTGA
- a CDS encoding SNO glutamine amidotransferase (PFAM: SNO glutamine amidotransferase~KEGG: dev:DhcVS_538 SNO glutamine amidotransferase family), whose translation MKIGVLALQGAFIEHIHMLERVPSVEAVEVRRTSQIQGLSGLIIPGGESTTILKLIRQHGIDSRLTELSGNGFPIWGTCAGTILLAGQIANTNPNMPAGLGLMNITVVRNAFGRQVDSFESNLQIPVLGDIPFPAVFIRAPLIEETQPPVEVLARLGNGSIVAARQENLLATTFHPELGQDDRFHRYFITMAEAYLAYSRDC comes from the coding sequence ATGAAAATCGGCGTACTGGCTCTCCAGGGGGCTTTCATTGAGCATATCCATATGCTGGAACGGGTACCATCCGTTGAGGCGGTCGAAGTACGCCGGACTTCTCAAATACAGGGATTGAGCGGTCTGATAATCCCCGGTGGTGAAAGCACCACCATCCTCAAGCTTATCCGTCAGCACGGAATAGATTCCCGGCTGACCGAACTATCCGGCAACGGCTTTCCCATCTGGGGCACCTGTGCCGGCACTATACTGCTGGCCGGTCAGATAGCCAATACCAATCCCAACATGCCGGCCGGACTGGGGCTGATGAATATCACAGTAGTTCGTAATGCCTTCGGCCGTCAGGTGGACAGTTTCGAAAGCAACCTGCAAATACCGGTATTGGGTGACATTCCTTTTCCGGCGGTATTTATCCGAGCCCCGCTCATTGAGGAAACTCAGCCTCCGGTAGAAGTTCTGGCCCGGCTGGGCAACGGATCGATAGTCGCCGCACGTCAAGAAAATCTGCTGGCAACAACCTTCCACCCGGAACTGGGGCAGGACGACCGTTTTCACCGCTATTTCATCACCATGGCCGAAGCGTATCTCGCTTATTCCCGGGACTGCTGA
- a CDS encoding isoleucyl-tRNA synthetase (KEGG: det:DET1038 isoleucyl-tRNA synthetase~TIGRFAM: isoleucyl-tRNA synthetase), whose amino-acid sequence MFNPVNSRVNFNETEKAVMAYWAEKDIFRRSVQNRKGNKRFTLYEGPPTANGKPGIHHVLSRVFKDVIPRYKVMKGYYAPRIGGWDTHGLPVELEVEKELGFKSKTDIEKYGIAEFNQKCRESVFRYVNDWNQLTERIGYWVDLDNAYVTMNNSYIESGWWVVKQLWDKGLVYQGHKVTPHCPRCGTSLSSHEVALGYEENTEDPSVYVRFRVNPQGLTGNLAVYAGKPLSLLAWTTTPWTLPANTALAISESADYAVVDLGDEYLVLAEARVNAILADEYQTAGRVTGAELVGLTYAPLYDPGQFGMTVSRLVNGELTPASPENLEYPVIAADYVSMDDGTGIVHTAPAYGEVDYDSGRKHGLYFIHHVDLQGKINGEYPGAGKFVKKADPAIISDLESRGLMFRSEKILHTYPFCWRCGTPLLYFAKQSWYIRTTVCREELISGNDDINWYPGHIKTGRFGDWLQNNVDWAFSRERYWGTPVPIWRCSDCGSLECVGGLEELSSKPGFSGLPESLDLHRPYVDEFTFNCSGCGGSMLRVTDVIDCWFDSGAMPVAQYHYPFDPDSRGIFDDGRFPADYICEAIDQTRGWFYSLHALSTLLFGRPSFQNVICLGHILDGKGEKMSKSRGNVVTPESVIDKHGADAVRWYLFTASPAGNARRFSEQLVKEVSRSFMSTLWNVYSFFVLYANIDKYDPSGPEPPVVSELDRWILSELNQLIAEVTENMENYDPVSGARAMESFVDYLSNWYVRRSRRRFWKSESDADKLSAYYALYQCLVKTAQLLAPFLPFLADTIYLNLVKSVKPDAPDSVHLTDYPVADQEAIDLNLSTAMRQAMKISSIGRAARAQAGIKVRQPLSRALVKGVSAGKPAGLSALVEAIAEELNVKEIVFTGENDMPAEAAMVADAGLTVGIDTTMTPDLVDEGLVREITHRIQGLRRNADLEIADHIKVYFEASAEIADVIREWDTYIRKETLAVVIVEGVPEDIGLVADAYKLDGKSVKLGVSKAQDSTSS is encoded by the coding sequence ATGTTCAACCCGGTCAACAGCAGAGTAAATTTCAACGAAACCGAAAAAGCAGTAATGGCTTATTGGGCTGAAAAGGATATTTTTCGGCGTTCGGTCCAGAACCGGAAAGGCAACAAGAGGTTTACCCTTTACGAAGGGCCGCCGACTGCCAACGGTAAGCCGGGCATTCATCACGTACTGTCACGGGTATTCAAGGATGTCATTCCCCGTTACAAGGTGATGAAGGGATATTACGCCCCGCGCATCGGCGGTTGGGATACCCACGGCCTCCCAGTGGAGCTGGAAGTGGAAAAAGAACTTGGCTTCAAAAGCAAGACCGATATCGAAAAATACGGCATCGCCGAGTTTAACCAGAAATGCCGGGAATCGGTTTTCCGGTATGTCAACGACTGGAACCAGCTGACAGAACGCATCGGTTACTGGGTAGACCTGGATAATGCCTATGTCACCATGAACAACAGTTACATTGAAAGTGGCTGGTGGGTGGTCAAGCAACTATGGGACAAAGGACTGGTTTACCAGGGGCACAAGGTGACTCCGCATTGCCCCCGGTGCGGCACATCACTATCCTCTCATGAAGTAGCTCTCGGATATGAAGAGAACACTGAGGATCCGTCGGTTTACGTCAGGTTTCGGGTCAACCCACAGGGGCTGACCGGTAATCTGGCTGTTTATGCCGGCAAACCATTGAGCCTGCTGGCCTGGACGACCACTCCCTGGACATTGCCGGCCAATACCGCGCTGGCGATATCGGAGAGCGCCGATTACGCTGTTGTGGACCTGGGCGATGAATATCTGGTACTGGCGGAAGCTCGTGTCAACGCCATTCTGGCCGACGAATATCAAACGGCAGGCCGAGTGACCGGCGCCGAACTCGTTGGCCTGACATATGCTCCCCTGTACGACCCAGGTCAATTCGGCATGACTGTCAGCCGGCTGGTTAACGGTGAACTGACGCCGGCTTCTCCGGAAAACCTGGAGTATCCGGTAATTGCCGCCGATTATGTATCCATGGACGATGGTACCGGTATCGTGCATACTGCTCCGGCATACGGGGAGGTCGATTACGATTCAGGAAGAAAACACGGCCTGTATTTTATACATCATGTAGATCTGCAGGGGAAGATCAACGGAGAGTATCCCGGTGCCGGCAAGTTTGTTAAAAAAGCCGACCCGGCTATCATTTCCGACCTGGAAAGTCGGGGATTAATGTTCAGGAGTGAGAAAATCCTGCACACCTATCCCTTCTGCTGGCGGTGCGGTACGCCACTGCTTTATTTTGCCAAACAAAGCTGGTATATCCGGACGACCGTCTGTCGGGAAGAGCTGATATCCGGCAATGACGATATCAACTGGTATCCGGGTCATATCAAGACCGGCCGTTTCGGTGATTGGCTACAGAATAATGTCGACTGGGCCTTTTCCCGGGAACGCTACTGGGGAACCCCGGTGCCCATCTGGCGTTGCAGTGACTGCGGTAGTCTGGAGTGCGTCGGCGGTCTGGAAGAGCTGAGTTCTAAGCCAGGTTTTTCCGGATTGCCTGAGTCTCTGGATCTGCACCGGCCTTATGTAGATGAATTCACCTTCAACTGTTCCGGGTGCGGTGGTTCCATGCTCCGGGTAACCGATGTCATCGACTGCTGGTTCGATTCCGGCGCCATGCCGGTAGCTCAATATCATTATCCCTTTGACCCCGATAGCCGGGGGATATTCGATGACGGTCGTTTTCCGGCAGATTATATTTGTGAAGCCATCGACCAGACCCGCGGCTGGTTCTACAGCCTCCACGCGCTGTCCACTTTGCTGTTCGGCCGGCCCAGCTTTCAAAACGTGATATGCCTGGGGCACATACTCGACGGTAAGGGCGAGAAAATGAGCAAGTCACGGGGTAATGTGGTCACCCCGGAATCAGTCATCGACAAGCATGGCGCCGATGCCGTGCGCTGGTATCTGTTCACCGCCTCACCTGCCGGCAACGCCCGGCGTTTTTCGGAGCAATTGGTGAAAGAGGTCAGCCGGTCGTTCATGTCCACTCTGTGGAATGTCTACTCCTTCTTCGTGCTGTATGCCAATATCGATAAATATGATCCCAGCGGGCCAGAACCACCGGTGGTGTCTGAACTCGACCGCTGGATACTCAGCGAGTTGAATCAGCTTATTGCCGAGGTCACTGAAAACATGGAGAATTATGATCCGGTCTCCGGAGCCCGGGCGATGGAAAGCTTTGTCGATTACCTGTCCAATTGGTACGTCCGGCGGTCCCGGAGAAGGTTCTGGAAATCGGAGAGCGATGCCGACAAGCTTTCGGCCTATTATGCGCTGTACCAGTGTCTGGTGAAGACGGCTCAGTTGCTGGCGCCGTTCCTGCCCTTCCTGGCCGATACCATATATCTGAATCTGGTGAAGTCAGTGAAGCCGGATGCGCCCGACAGTGTTCATTTGACCGATTACCCGGTAGCTGACCAAGAAGCGATAGATCTGAACCTGTCAACCGCTATGCGGCAGGCGATGAAGATATCCAGTATCGGCCGGGCGGCCCGGGCACAAGCCGGAATCAAGGTGCGACAGCCCTTGAGCCGGGCCCTGGTCAAGGGTGTTTCCGCCGGTAAGCCTGCCGGTCTGTCTGCGCTGGTCGAAGCCATTGCCGAGGAGCTGAATGTCAAGGAGATAGTATTTACAGGCGAAAACGATATGCCGGCTGAAGCGGCTATGGTTGCCGATGCCGGTCTGACGGTCGGTATCGATACGACGATGACGCCGGATCTGGTGGACGAAGGACTGGTGCGGGAAATCACCCATCGTATTCAGGGACTGCGCCGGAACGCCGATCTCGAGATAGCGGACCATATCAAAGTTTATTTCGAGGCCTCTGCAGAGATTGCGGACGTCATCCGGGAATGGGACACTTATATCCGGAAAGAAACCCTGGCGGTCGTTATTGTTGAAGGGGTACCGGAAGATATCGGGCTCGTAGCCGATGCCTACAAGTTGGACGGCAAGTCGGTGAAACTGGGCGTCAGCAAAGCCCAAGACAGTACTTCGTCTTGA
- a CDS encoding single-stranded nucleic acid binding R3H domain protein (KEGG: dev:DhcVS_909 RNA-binding protein~PFAM: single-stranded nucleic acid binding R3H domain protein~SMART: single-stranded nucleic acid binding R3H domain protein), whose product MKHQEIYGRTVEEAISSALEKLKVKREDLDIDVISEGSQGIFGLGAEEACITVSLKPDGQKQNGVCAEEAIAITTEIIQGLVDHMGLDAGVEYLPDAMVTEEAENESGLVFDILGEDLGLLIGRHGQTLANFQYLVRILVAQRIREYLPILVDVNGYRQRRFKALEVLARKTAEQVRVKKMPVPLDPMSAFERRIVHLVLAGDPAVVTQSVGVGDERKVVVVPRDGAIR is encoded by the coding sequence ATGAAACACCAGGAGATATACGGACGGACGGTGGAGGAAGCGATCAGCAGCGCCCTGGAAAAGCTAAAGGTAAAAAGGGAAGACCTGGACATCGACGTAATAAGCGAAGGTAGCCAGGGCATCTTCGGCCTCGGCGCAGAGGAAGCCTGTATCACCGTTTCTTTGAAACCTGACGGCCAGAAACAGAACGGAGTCTGTGCTGAAGAGGCGATAGCCATCACCACTGAAATCATTCAGGGGCTGGTGGATCATATGGGTTTGGACGCGGGTGTCGAATATCTCCCGGATGCCATGGTAACCGAGGAGGCCGAAAATGAGTCCGGTCTGGTCTTCGATATTCTGGGGGAAGACCTGGGATTGCTGATCGGCAGGCACGGTCAGACGCTGGCTAACTTCCAGTACCTGGTGCGCATCCTGGTGGCACAGCGAATCAGAGAGTATCTGCCCATCCTGGTCGATGTCAACGGTTATCGTCAGCGGCGTTTTAAGGCGCTGGAGGTGCTGGCGAGAAAAACTGCTGAACAGGTCAGAGTGAAGAAAATGCCGGTTCCCCTTGATCCGATGTCGGCTTTCGAGCGGCGCATTGTTCACCTGGTGCTGGCCGGCGACCCGGCGGTGGTGACTCAGAGTGTCGGTGTCGGTGATGAACGGAAGGTAGTGGTTGTGCCGCGTGACGGGGCCATCCGCTAA
- a CDS encoding Pyrrolo-quinoline quinone (PFAM: Pyrrolo-quinoline quinone~KEGG: det:DET1041 PQQ repeat-containing protein), whose product MYEEKELSLFKKTVTVTIMLVALALITTGCFGGTTRPLGWSGVTIDGDNLYFVTREGTLFALNSQNGIPVWQNSLEGAQGAYGSPLVVDDTIYVVGYSGKVYALNTAGTLKWTYPFDNKLPSAVATGLAYHDGLIIYGSDDGNLYAHDAGTGARNWEFSTGAKIWATPVVADGVIYFGSFDKHFYAVEAETGQQLWSFKADGVFTAPAVVEGDTVIIGSLDRNLYAIDRNTGKERWSLSGDRWFWTSVVVSEGTVFAPNTDSTLYAVNLASGSLEANYEFTAPLSAAPVLINGKLVIAAQDGTVSLLDIGSGQITRITDLGTTVRAPLAVSGDVVFVHSQTNETIYALNTATGSQIWFYDVQ is encoded by the coding sequence ATGTACGAGGAAAAAGAATTGAGCTTATTCAAGAAAACAGTTACAGTCACCATTATGCTGGTAGCCCTGGCATTGATAACCACTGGTTGTTTCGGTGGTACCACCCGGCCTCTGGGCTGGAGCGGTGTGACCATTGATGGTGATAACCTTTATTTTGTTACCCGCGAAGGGACTTTGTTTGCCCTGAACTCCCAAAATGGAATCCCCGTATGGCAGAACAGCCTGGAAGGGGCGCAGGGAGCGTACGGCAGTCCGTTGGTGGTTGATGATACTATTTATGTCGTCGGCTACTCCGGCAAAGTTTATGCTTTGAATACTGCCGGCACCCTGAAATGGACCTATCCGTTCGATAACAAACTGCCTTCGGCTGTGGCAACCGGTCTGGCTTACCATGATGGTTTGATTATTTATGGTTCGGATGACGGCAACCTTTATGCTCATGACGCTGGTACCGGCGCCCGAAACTGGGAGTTCTCAACGGGGGCCAAGATATGGGCGACGCCGGTTGTCGCTGACGGAGTCATCTATTTCGGCTCTTTCGATAAGCATTTTTACGCCGTCGAGGCTGAAACCGGTCAGCAGTTATGGTCGTTCAAAGCTGATGGAGTATTCACGGCACCAGCGGTGGTAGAAGGTGATACGGTGATTATCGGCAGTCTCGACCGCAACCTGTACGCCATTGACCGTAATACCGGCAAGGAACGCTGGTCCCTTTCTGGAGACCGCTGGTTCTGGACGTCCGTGGTAGTTAGCGAGGGCACGGTTTTTGCTCCCAATACCGACAGCACTCTGTATGCCGTCAATTTGGCGTCGGGTTCATTGGAAGCCAATTATGAATTTACAGCGCCGCTCTCTGCGGCTCCGGTTTTGATCAACGGTAAACTTGTAATAGCCGCCCAAGATGGAACGGTGAGTCTGCTGGATATCGGTTCCGGCCAGATAACCAGAATTACCGACCTGGGTACCACGGTCAGGGCGCCGCTGGCGGTCAGCGGGGATGTAGTCTTCGTCCATTCCCAGACCAACGAAACCATCTACGCGCTCAACACCGCCACCGGATCTCAGATCTGGTTCTATGATGTTCAGTAA
- a CDS encoding protein of unknown function DUF37 (PFAM: protein of unknown function DUF37~KEGG: deg:DehalGT_0878 protein of unknown function DUF37) has product MSNLALWIIRLYQNSISKVTPSSCRFLPTCSQYTYEAIVKYGVIKGVWLGARRLARCHPLNQGGYDPVP; this is encoded by the coding sequence ATGAGCAATCTAGCTTTATGGATTATCAGGTTGTACCAGAACAGCATATCGAAAGTGACTCCGTCCTCGTGCCGATTCCTGCCGACGTGCTCTCAGTATACTTATGAGGCAATCGTAAAGTATGGTGTTATAAAGGGAGTCTGGCTGGGGGCCAGACGGCTGGCAAGGTGCCATCCGCTGAACCAGGGCGGCTATGACCCGGTTCCCTGA
- a CDS encoding ribonuclease P protein component (KEGG: hor:Hore_23600 ribonuclease P protein component~TIGRFAM: ribonuclease P protein component~PFAM: ribonuclease P protein): MDTSGGWSDRNLVMKKVFNGSSLNRYGFVVSRKVGGAVVRNMVRRRLKEIIRGQNLMPGYDIVFIARQTSARATYAQLEKSSRGLAKRAGLVGNI; the protein is encoded by the coding sequence ATGGACACATCCGGCGGCTGGTCAGATCGGAACCTGGTGATGAAGAAGGTTTTCAACGGTTCTTCGCTCAACCGCTACGGTTTCGTAGTCAGCAGGAAAGTCGGCGGCGCTGTGGTCAGAAATATGGTTCGCCGAAGGTTGAAAGAGATAATAAGGGGGCAGAACCTGATGCCGGGATACGACATCGTTTTTATCGCCCGGCAAACCTCCGCGAGGGCTACCTACGCTCAGCTGGAAAAAAGTTCAAGGGGTCTGGCGAAACGAGCCGGACTGGTCGGTAATATATGA